aaactggataCAAGTCTGAAGTCAAGAGTGTGCTATTTTTAGGTATATCAAAGCCAATACATGCAGAACATAGTGAAAAAACAATGAGCTTTGACTTAAATACTGGTGACCCTTACCATAAATCCAAGAATCATATAATAGGCACCAGAGGCTCACCAAACAGGGTGATTACCTGGGAAAACAGCAAACACTTGGACACGAGATTAGtgttgtatatatattatgtaatatacaACTCAGCTACAAATGGGCAGAGTGAGATGATGttctattattgtattattttaatttctttttattttggggggaggaggagatgatGTTCTAAATAGCACAAATGTTGGCTTCCATTAACATGGCTTTCCCTAGTTGCTCCCACCAACAGAGCTGTCAGCTTGTCCAGGTTCCCTGAATTATTCTTCAGAGAGCAGTGAGTCAAAGTTATGCTCTagaatgaggcagagaaaagaagCGAATTATACCACTCTGGATCTGCTTGGTTTTAATGCTATAGATGACAGGGTtcatgaaagggggaaaaaggaagtaGACATAGCTCATCGTGATGTGGACCACATGAGGAGCATGTCTTCCAAACCTATGGATGAATGTCAGACCAACCACAGTGACATAGAAAACCAGGATGCAGCAGATGTGGGAGACACATGTGTTGAGGGCTTTGGCCCTTTCTCCAGAAGTGATGCTCATGACAGTCTTGAGGATCAAAGTGTAGGAGAAAAATATGATGAGGAAGTCCAACAAGACCATTGCAAATACAACCACAACTGGATAGAGACGATTGAAAGTAATGTTAGCACAGGCTAACTTGATGACATCCTGGTGTAGACAGAAAGCATGGGAGAGTACCCGGGATCGACAATAGGGAAACCAGGGAAGGCAAAGAATTATTGGCATAATTGACAGACCGGCCCTTGTCAATACCCCCATCCCAATCTTTATTACCTTGGTGTTGGTAAGAATTGAAGAATATCTCAAGGGGTTGCAGATGGCAATAAAATGGTCATAGGCCATGGAAAGCAAAATACCAGATTCTGCTATAGAAAGAGTATGAATAAAGTAGGCCTGAAAGAAGCAGGCCCCATGGCCAATCTCCCTGTGATTCAACCACAGGACCCCCAGAACTGTGGGCATCGTGGTCAATGTCACTCCAAGGTCAGTGGCTGCCAACATAGCTAAGAAATAGTACATGGGCTCATGGAGGTTATAATTATTCCTGATGAGAAAGAGAAGGGTGCCATTACCAAGAAGTATGGAGATGTAAACCACCAATAATGGGATGGAGATCCAGTGATGTGCCTTCTCCATGCCTGGGAAACCAGTCAGCAGAAATGGGGAAGCAGTGGTGTTGAGCCACATTGCAGGCCTTGCAGAGAGGAAAATATTCCCTTCAGGTCATGCAATAGGGTCTCTAGTCCTGTAGAAGTTGCTTCTGAGTGTGCTACCTGTTCATAAGATGTTTATCAGTCTTGACTTCCAGTGACAGCAAAGATGGTAATTTAGTCATTCCCTGGAGATTTCTAGGCACGGGAGAATACAGTGTATACAGAAAAACTCAATGTATTATTCCGAGTTGATTATATATAAGGCTTTGAACAATATATACTAGGGACACAACAATATATGCAGAATAGACCCGGTTGATGTTCTTAGAAattatataaccaaaaaaaaaaaaaaagacaaaatcaacaaagaaagCACTATATTTGAATAGCACCCTATTAACACAGGCAACTTACAGGGTGTTTTTCATGGTGCTCCTTATCTTGACTGCTGATATCGAGGGCAGATGTAAAGGTTTCCCAGCAAGTATGAAACCTAAAAGATCAATGGAAAATTGATTCTAAGCTGTGTTGGAAGAGCAAGTATGAACAGCCTACGGCAAACAAGGAaacagttaataaataaataagcaaataaataaaataaaatagacagtTGATTTGAGGGAATAACTAATATTAACTCAGTATGCCTGGGAGGAAAATTCAGTTGATAAACCTCTGGAGACTTTGGGAAGCTACAAAAAATGGTAAGAGTTCATTATAGGTGTTCATCTCCAAAACACATACACCTGGAAATCCATGTTGCCTAGCATCTGAATACCTTAGCTACTGATGTGCTGAGTctcaaagaattcaaaatttcATAATATGGATTCGAAACTTATCCTTAAAAGGTAGATTTTATGATTAACATTTGAGAGCACTAGTTTTCAACAGTACAACACAAACTACTGTTGGCATATCACCTATTTGGAGATATAAGGATAGAAATTGGTTATTTAGGAAAGTTCaaggagaatattttttgaaagctgCAGAGTCTGATGAGATTTAACAAAAGTGAGAAGTCTCTGTGACATTCAAACGTtaaggtatcatctagtgccggCAGCCAATCTCTAGGAGTATAAAAATTGTGCCTTGGTGGCATCAGCCGAAGAGAAATGGGGCCACTTTCTATTACGGTTTGTATGGACTATCCATCTCACATGCTTTGAAAAGAATATCTTGGTGTGAATTTAATGCATGACTCCTAGGACCCTTTTccactacaagaaaaaaaaaatgtctgcaaGATTACTGGGCCTTCATCTTCAGAAGAATTTTgttcaaatgccagctctgcTACTTAGTAACAACAATGATACTGGGGAAGTCACTTAACCGTGGGCTttggttttattatatttaaatggtACTAGTATTTGCCTTGGCCAGTCATGCTCTTCACACAGGGTGTGAGAATAGAATGGCGTTTCCAACAGGAAAGTGTTTTGCAAGGGTTAAATTATTCTTCACTTTCCAAGTTTTGTTACTATTACTGAGAAGAgactcctttctctctgtctggtgGGTATACACCAGTGTTATTCATTCACCCTGAGATGTGTCAAGTGTTCTTAAGAAGCCTGGAGAACAGGTATCAGATGATGGGGTTTTGAGGAGGCTGGATTTGATTGTCACTGGAAGTATTAAACTAGAGGTCATCTGAGCAGCGGATAAAAGATAATGTGTctgagtgaaaaggaaaaagagatgaggAGCATTGTGAGTGAGGGTGGGCATTTCTGATGGTAAATAAGTACAACATCAAGCCAGGAGCACTAGGACCAGAGTAGGTTGAGGGAAAAGCGACTCTGTCTTCAGTCGggcaagaagaggaggaaaaacctGACTTCTACCAGTAAGTGAAAGGCTCAGAAAATACTCATGCAATGTTAGAGAagcaggagtgggggagggaagcagacaGGGAAGACAGagttgaaaaggaaatataaggaACAAATAATTGCTTGAGTTTCCATTATGTGTCAGGACACTAGGACATTACACATGCCTCAGTCTTTAGTAGAATCCTTACAATAGCCTTTTCCTTCCATTCTATAGAGTTATACTGTATACGTCTAAGGTGATACACTAAGCAAATGACAGAGTCCTTTGTATGCACTGTAGGTTAGAAAGACTCCAGGAATGGGCGAAATCTCTGTAGCATTTAGGAGTACAACCAAGcctgttgcttttctttctggtttcatACTGAAAAACTGAGCGTTTGTACTTGATTTGCTCAGAGCTGTTTTCTGTGGTACATGAGATTATCTGTGGGTTCTGCAGGGGTTAAAAATCATAGACCTTTGTCTCATCCCTGCAGCCACCCAACATTTCCCAAGGCTCTGACTTAAAGGGGACTTGGGTTTTCATTAATCAGAAGCTAATTCTCAAGGTCTCAAACCGTGTCACATAAACTGTGGACCCCATGCAGACCCCAGAGATTCAGCTCACACTTTTACGCTTCATGTGTTTCCTCACCTTCTCCTGGGCTCCTTGTCTTCACTTTTCTTGATAATTCCTTTTCTATCTCAATTACTTAatccatttctccatttttaaaaaaatctcctaacTTTTGTCCCTTGTCATTCCTTTCTAAATAGTTTAAATACGCAATCCATTCTTCTGTTTATTCTACCTGTAGGATTTCCCAtggttgtatttttaataatggtAATATCCTTAacacaatgcctagcacataaatttgtgttcttttaaagtCACTAAATGATCAATTTCCCTGCACATGCAAATTGATTCTCTGACCACCTTACATTCCTGATTTTAAGCAGATTCTCAATTCATCAAAGCATATAGATTGATTGACATGCCCTACAAGCGGTTAATTGATTCAATACATAGCTGTGTCCTCAGGACCTGGAAATTCCTTCAGGGTTGTTATAAGGGATATGGAAAGAAAAGTCCTACCCTATTTTCAATTTAGGTGGTATTGAATGACGATTGCACACTGGGTACTTTTCCAGGTGCTGAAGATACACAACTATGTCCATCACTGTCCTTGATTTAAAGGCACATACAGCCTAGGCTCCATCCAAGATTCACTGATTTGGCTTATCAGTCTTGGCTGACAGTCAAATAGTGACTTCTCACCACAAAGTGTTTGAATCTCTGATGATTACAGAGCTACCCCTCCTCACACTTTTGGAAGAGATTCTATCTTCTGAGCTTACCTGgacttctggaggaaaaaaaaagtcacacaggAAATCACAGGGTTAGAAAGGAGGCCAAAGAGGTTGAAAGTTTAGACATGAAGAGAGCAAGTAGGACTGTATCATTTACCCCTGAGTCTACACCTGCTATCTGGTTTGCTCCCATAACTCTTCTTCGCCTCATGTGTTCCAGATCTATCTTTGgccttattttatacatttgagGAAGTAATCCTTAAAGATGCCAGGTTTTAGAGATGTCTGAGAGTCTTAAGGACCCAAGCCCACTCTCCACGTACTCTTGATATATAAtaccatcacttttttttttttgctgagaaaCCAGATCCTTTTGCTGCCCTCTCTACCCTTGTGCCTGCAGTGAGACCTCAGTGAGAAGATTCATCAGATACTCTAACTGACCTGAATTTTGGTTCTTTCCCATTCTTCACTGCCATAGTCATGAATCTGGAATTCTTAGCCTTATCAAGGATTTAGTCAAAACACCGTTCTTTTCATCATCTTCACAAAAGCCTGGCTGGTGGGAACATTTATTTTAGAAGCTCCTCTCCAGGTTTTATTCCTCATTTTGGTCACTCATTGTCACTTcctttctgtcctctctctctctcctcttttgtgTGTCTCTTCTTCTAAGTCTTCTTCATCCTTATTTGCACCCTCAGCTTTAGAGATCTGGGGCTTTGAACAGCAGTCCCCAAGGTCTCTGTCCCAGCTTTTACTTAAGCCCTGCTGCTAGGAGAGTGATTAGTTATTTATATCTATTAtcacatggaaaaaataaagtggacTAGTTAAGGATCTGGAATGAAACAAAATCCTTAAGGGAGCTGCTTGGGAGAACTCCCATACCCTGTCTATAAAGTGAGGAATGTATGTGAATTAGAGGAGAGCAGGGTATTGGTTCTGGTGAAGTAAAAGagatccccccaccccattctcttTCCCCTAAGCTAG
This Camelus ferus isolate YT-003-E chromosome 10, BCGSAC_Cfer_1.0, whole genome shotgun sequence DNA region includes the following protein-coding sequences:
- the LOC102504321 gene encoding olfactory receptor 51B6; protein product: MWLNTTASPFLLTGFPGMEKAHHWISIPLLVVYISILLGNGTLLFLIRNNYNLHEPMYYFLAMLAATDLGVTLTTMPTVLGVLWLNHREIGHGACFFQAYFIHTLSIAESGILLSMAYDHFIAICNPLRYSSILTNTKVIKIGMGVLTRAGLSIMPIILCLPWFPYCRSRVLSHAFCLHQDVIKLACANITFNRLYPVVVVFAMVLLDFLIIFFSYTLILKTVMSITSGERAKALNTCVSHICCILVFYVTVVGLTFIHRFGRHAPHVVHITMSYVYFLFPPFMNPVIYSIKTKQIQSGIIRFFSLPHSRA